One window of the Camelus ferus isolate YT-003-E chromosome 12, BCGSAC_Cfer_1.0, whole genome shotgun sequence genome contains the following:
- the ATG101 gene encoding autophagy-related protein 101 isoform X2, which produces MNCRSEVLEVSVEGRQVEEAMLAVLHTVLLHRSTGKFHYKKEGTYSIGTVGTQDVDCDFIDFTYVRVSSEELDRALRKVVGEFRDALRNSGGDGLGQMSLEFYQKKKSRWPFSDECIPWEVWTVKVHVVALATEQERQICREKVGEKLCEKIINIVEVMNRHEYLPKMPTQSELDNVFDTGLRDVQPYLYKISFQITDALGSSVTTTMRRLIKDTLAL; this is translated from the exons ATGAACTGTCGCTCGGAGGTGCTGGAGGTGTCGGTGGAGGGGCGGCAGGTGGAGGAGGCCATGCTGGCCGTGCTGCACACGGTGCTTCTGCACCGCAGCACAGGCAAGTTCCACTACAAGAAGGAGGGCACCTACTCCATTGGCACCGTGGGCACCCAGGATGTTGACTGCGACTTTATCGACTTCACCTACGTGCGTGTCTCCTCTGAGGAGCTGGACCGTGCCCTGCGCAAGGTCGTCGGGGAGTTCAGG gatgCTCTGCGCAACTCCGGGGGCGACGGGCTGGGGCAGATGTCCTTGGAGTTCTATCAGAAGAAGAAGTCTCGCTGGCCTTTCTCAGATGAGTGCATCCCCTGGGAGGTGTGGACCGTCAAGGTGCATGTGGTGGCCCTGGCCACGGAGCAGGAGCGGCAGATCTGCCGGGAGAAGGTGGGCGAGAAGCTCTGTGAGAAGATCATCAACATCGTGGAGGTGATGAACCGGCACGAGTACCTGCCCAAGATGCCCACGCAGTCCGAGCTGGACAATGTGTTTGACACAGGCCTGCGGGACGTGCAGCCCTACCTCTACAAGATCTCCTTCCAGATCACCGACGCCCTGGGCTCCTCTGTCACCACCACCATGCGCAGGCTCATCAAAGACACCCTAGCCCTCTAG
- the ATG101 gene encoding autophagy-related protein 101 isoform X1: MSSWPVYGDWRLLTSRRVWATGYKMNCRSEVLEVSVEGRQVEEAMLAVLHTVLLHRSTGKFHYKKEGTYSIGTVGTQDVDCDFIDFTYVRVSSEELDRALRKVVGEFRDALRNSGGDGLGQMSLEFYQKKKSRWPFSDECIPWEVWTVKVHVVALATEQERQICREKVGEKLCEKIINIVEVMNRHEYLPKMPTQSELDNVFDTGLRDVQPYLYKISFQITDALGSSVTTTMRRLIKDTLAL, encoded by the exons ATGTCAAGCTGGCCTGTTTATGGGGACTGGAGACTCTTAACCAGTAGAAGAG TGTGGGCCACTGGCTACAAGATGAACTGTCGCTCGGAGGTGCTGGAGGTGTCGGTGGAGGGGCGGCAGGTGGAGGAGGCCATGCTGGCCGTGCTGCACACGGTGCTTCTGCACCGCAGCACAGGCAAGTTCCACTACAAGAAGGAGGGCACCTACTCCATTGGCACCGTGGGCACCCAGGATGTTGACTGCGACTTTATCGACTTCACCTACGTGCGTGTCTCCTCTGAGGAGCTGGACCGTGCCCTGCGCAAGGTCGTCGGGGAGTTCAGG gatgCTCTGCGCAACTCCGGGGGCGACGGGCTGGGGCAGATGTCCTTGGAGTTCTATCAGAAGAAGAAGTCTCGCTGGCCTTTCTCAGATGAGTGCATCCCCTGGGAGGTGTGGACCGTCAAGGTGCATGTGGTGGCCCTGGCCACGGAGCAGGAGCGGCAGATCTGCCGGGAGAAGGTGGGCGAGAAGCTCTGTGAGAAGATCATCAACATCGTGGAGGTGATGAACCGGCACGAGTACCTGCCCAAGATGCCCACGCAGTCCGAGCTGGACAATGTGTTTGACACAGGCCTGCGGGACGTGCAGCCCTACCTCTACAAGATCTCCTTCCAGATCACCGACGCCCTGGGCTCCTCTGTCACCACCACCATGCGCAGGCTCATCAAAGACACCCTAGCCCTCTAG